The window aaTGGTCCTCGGCCAACTTTTTATTTcacttaagggatcatttttctCATTCCATTTTAATTCATTCTCCACTGTCTCTCTCTAGAACACCCTAGAATATTCTCTAAACCCTTCAACCACAAGAACACCAAGGGAAtcaaagatcaacaacatcaattacatgaaatcaagtgtgtagATTCAAGAAAAACTTATCTTCTTCAAAGAAATTCAAggaagagtgaagtagggttttggtgctaaggaGGCATCTTctttcaaggcttgttccaccatcatccaaggtgcgttttatgatcattccatgtggCTTAAGGTATTGTAAAGCTAAAATGCATGAATTTTAGCAaaacatagaaaatggaccattactgagtgaatagtgacataattgggaGATAGCTTGATTGAACCATGAATGTTGTTATACTATGATTATGAATGCGTTGTAAATGACATGTGGACCACGAGATAAGCATGatatatgagaaaatacgttagcgaacccaaaaccataaatgtgggaaaatagagagaaatggtggattttgccaaatgtgaTCGAATGATGATTGTAACTTGatatattgtggttgttgttggtagtgttgggagttgaaatggaacacgggaaaagtagtataaacaaaggaagtgctgtccaaaTTTCCTTAGaattagtagtgcgttcttatggctCATTGACTAACGTTAGAACGACTCCTCATTTCAatgtaacgacgcgatattgaagaagagcaagtgaacgagaTTTAGCTAagcaaccaaggtatgtgaggctatcctcttctttcaaaggcatgaatcttatgctATGATTTCATAAACTCTTTCATGACCTCCTTGTTGTCAGTAAAGCTAGAGTTCTACGATTCCAATGCATAATTCCTTTCTTGATGACCCGTAAATGTCTTTCAAACACCTGTAACCCTCCAAGCAATGGTTTGCGAtcttgtaagcttttatgatgacaatgatgaacatattttattacaatgacaacgatgccaaatatgaaaatgtttttctatgatgactacgatgGGAATGATTTCACGCTAAaggtttcaaatcatgatttcaatgatgatTTAAGAATGTCGAGCTGTTTCTTAGttcctcaattttattcacaGATAGATGACTATTTTAAGACTCCAAAGTACATGAGCTGACACCTTGCGagatttatgatttaattctaTGTTCTCCTAATGTCACTCTTGATTGATAGTCCcgccttataatagttgttccttcaaggcgaggcaaagcTATGACGAGTAGTCCATAatttataatcggaggttaccgaccttacgtcactccgatggagttatagcttttccttgggttctcttgcatgctatgtatatggtataagtatatgatatgtatatgtacacaggggatatggggaaaggtgaggcgctatagacgcatagccacctgatcagctggcatatcatgattttatcccggacgcggggtgcccggacgcggggtatatgggttatggatcgggccgtacgttcctcggcactaacatattatgattatggatcgggccgtacgttcctcggcactaacatattatgattatggatcgggacgtacgttcctcgacactaacattgTAATGATAtgaggatcgggctgcacgttccgcagcaaagtaTTATtaagcatgcatggatccgccttaagaggcaagcagataTCAGTTATTTTCTTGTTCTCCTTTACTGTATTACTCTTACCATATCTactgatgcatgccttacatactcagtacactgttcgtactgacatccttttctttggatgttgtgctcatgcccacaggtagacagggagacggtgcagacccgtaggagcCATCTGCAGGTTTACAGGAGccctccattactccggaggtgctattcggttgatccttttgtgtatatgggTGCATGttatccaatagaggctcgtagatgctagatgtgggttatgtggttccacgaTGTGGATAGTACGTATGTGTATAAGTTTATTGAAACATGTTCCTGTATTAAAGCAGTATATTTTTGTAACGCAAAATCCGATACTTCTTAGAGTTGACAGGAAATCGATGAATGATCGTTAAATAGGTTAAGGAAATggtagtacgagcggtgcttggtggttagccccgggtacccgtcgcggccctcagctgggtcgtgacactaaagcAATGTTTAATTGCCTCACCCTAGAGTGCCCCTGTCTAAACTTACGAGTATTTCATAAGATTTATATACTAATGAGACATAGAAGAACTCACCCTATGAATTATGCATCAACTACACGAGATAACGAGGGATAGCTAAGTCAAATAACTTGAAATGGGAAAAAAACGAAGTAAGTCATACTAATGTATTCAGTTACGGATATACCTCATTTtggtatatgtataaatatttgattttaagTCATACTAGTATAGGGGATATAAATATTTGATGTTAAAATACAGAAGGTGCATTCAAAACCGAGTCATATTATAAGGGTGTTTAGCGTAATTAACTTAATTTTTAAATCTATATAAGTTGATCCTTTCCAATATCCAAAAGGTCTTTATACAACAACCTAAACGCATTTTAGTGGCACCGGGCATTAAGCACCTTTCCCGTTTTGGAGTAAAGGATTTGTGCATCTTTCTTTGAAATGGAACCAAACCACATGATTTGCTGTAAAATTCCCGTTGTTTGTGGCATGGCTTCATATTATGACTTGCATATGGACAAATAAGGCCTTTTCTAACATTGTTAGGATGATGCAATTTCAGGCTTCTACTACTTTTTCCCTCAGAGCTAAGCCATGTGAGCCTTGAGGTCAAATAGTGTTCGACAACACTTCcagtcagtggcggagccagaatttccgcagaggggttcaaaatataaaaaaagtaaGCATAtaaagaagcctaagggggttcaacatctattatatatacataaaaaataattttaaccctGTAAAAATAGTATTTGTTTCCGCCGAGGGgattcggatgaacaccctcagCATAGTGTGGCTCCACCACTGCTTCCGGTCTTCCAGAGATGTTGGTTTTTTATAGGAACGACTCAATAAAATATGTGGCTTGAAGCCAAATATAATAAGCATATACTAATGAGACACAAAAGAACTCGCATTATGATTTATGCATCAATTGGAAACTGCAAAAGGAAATAAGTCGGAAATACCAGCATCCAAGGATAGTTTTTTTAATCAATATCAGCAGCCAAGATCTTAAGTTACGTAATCTAGCCTTGAGTTGTTAATCAAATTAATAGTCTTTTGATATGCTTTGTTTTGGTAATTAAGTCAAACCAAAGAAGATCTATTTATTTGTACCTTTTTAGAACAATACATGATTAACATGTCTTTGAAGCCACATGTACATGTGGAGTGTGGACAGTTAACAATTTGTCATCCATGATTCAATATTGAATCTATATAACAACCTGCACTAAAATAGTACCTGGATAATGTAGTTGTACCTACAATACATGTGCTCTTGTGAAGAAATATAGAAAAGGACATACCCAAATTGGTAGGGCAGATATGTCAGGATGAGCAACTAATTATTCATGGTCAAATTTAAATACAAAACTGGTAAATAACTGTAATGTATTCTGAAGCATTAATCAAAGCAACATACATCGATATTTTTCCACATAGTTAAGAGGTGAACTGAAAGGCACTGGAAAATATGATTGCATTCAGGTACTACAACCAAACAACAAACGCCCCAAAAATGCATCAAGCTGAAAAGATAAGATTAGAAAAAATGATAATTGTTAAATAGGACGTAGAAGTACACGGTTTTGAGCAAGAAACTAGGTGCTACCCCATAAATGTATTGTTAAATCAAGAAAAATCTTTCATCTTACAACTACAACTTAGGGAACAAACAAAGCTCTCTGCCGCAATAATGTAAAGCTAGGGTGAATTTTGGCCCCACCTGTTGGGATGCTACTACAGATTCATTAACACGCTCCCTATACATATAAGTTAGGGAGTTcatattgccaaaaaaaaaaaacataagccTCTTTCTTCACACTACATATCACTTGAAGCTTGCTTTTAATTGAATAAGTTCATCGATCATGAAGATTCATCTCAAGACATTCTTTCATCATGCTAAGCACAATATTCTTCTCCGCCAAAGATCGACTACAACCACTTCATCAGCATCAACAAAGTTAACAGATGTTCCCAAGGGTCACATGGCAATTTATGTTGGAGAGAGCGACAATAATACGCATCGTTTTGTGGTTCCTATCTCTTGCTTGAAGCATCCTTCATTTCAAGACTTGTTGAGGCATGCAGAGGAGGAATACCGATTTGATTATCCAACGGGAGCCATTACTATCCCATGTAGTGAGACTGCATTTCTCAGTGTCACTTCTCATTTGAATGTCATTACCAATTAATTAGGAGGTGCAGAAGTATAGTTCTTCAATCAGTACCTATTAACGGATAATATTTGTTATCCTTCAGTTTAGGAGTTTGTTATTAGTTCCCATTTTCTAGTTATCTGCTGGCTCGATATTACCTAGATACTTCCTGTATTCTAGTACTCATGATTTAATTCATTTAGGACTTCCGATAGTTTCATGTATACTTGTTGGTTAGAAGTTTATTAGTTCATAGATTACAACAGTCCTAACTTTACCTGGATATTGGACATATTTCCTTGTAATATCTCAGTTGTTTAAGGCATCTTGAAGTTTACAAGCCGATATGTTTTACCTTATATTTACATTACATAGACTTATAGTACATATTGTAGCTAAGAGATAAATACAAAGTAAATATAGATAACTACAAACTAGATACAATGTTATCCTAACAATATTATTAAGAAACAGATTTTGTTGACATAGGCTACTCTTTCCATTCTTTTCAAGAAACCTACCATAGTCCTTCAACACTACTTGCCTAAGTACCATGCATGGAAATTATTATAGCAGCAAGGCAGTACTGTGGAGATTCTGTTTCTTCATTTCAAGAGTCAATAAACCATGAccaaaacatcatcatatcatcatatattatTAAAAGTGGAAAACCTCTAAGTTAAAAGTTAGATTACCAAAATGTCCTTTAAAAATTGATATACTACCAGTCTACCTTAAAACCAAATAATCAAAACCTCTTTCCGCACTCACTAAAGATGCAACTTAAAGTCTGCGTATATGaatttatatatatttgagtaGTGGGGTTATGAATTTATTGTAGGCATTAAATCTGTTAATTGCACGAATTATATGCTTCCTATCTCTTTCTCATTCTTTGCTTCTTTTAGCTTCCATCCGTTAGATTACTCTTGATATTCTTTATCAAATTCTATAAATTGCATGGAACACTTCAAATTACTCAATTAGTATTTTCTTTTGTCTTTTGTCAAATCATTATCTACTCTAATTTTCTTTCTCTCACCACTTTCTGCAACAATTAGAGGTACGTTACTCTTtacaatttttttcacttttttttttaaacctttTATAAGTTAATATCATTATTTGACACACCTTTCAAGATTATATTTTTATGAAAGAGTGAAAGATAAAAAATATGGAACCAAAAATGGTGGATGGACTGCgtggaggaggagaagaagaagaagtcgaGAAGGTGATACATCTTAGACGTCTTGCGTTCTAAAAGGCTTGATTTAAAATTTGAATTTATTTTCTTTAATTCGGTGTTGCATGCTAGCACAAAACATGTCGATATTGACTTATACGACTCAACTAATATTTCTATCAAATTTACAGATGAAAGGACTCATAATTTTGAATCAGATAAAGGGTACGTATACCTGcaactatgatatatatatatatatatatatatatatatatatatatatatatatataaaagtatgaAATTAATTTTCTTATGTCAATAACTATTACGTTTCTCTGTAACAAATAACTATTATCTTTTTTTTGCAAGTGTACACCATGAAATTGATGACAATGATCTACTAGCCATCAtaataagaaaaaaatattaatcGAATTTCCATACAATTTCTACTAAATATTACTTTCATTCAACGACAACTTCTTGATATGTATGTGGCTGTAAAAAGACGGAGATTACAATTTCTTAAAGACAAGGCACAAACTTTAAGACGTTAAGCATTTGTGACCATAAGTGGTATTGCTCATATTCACATTTAAATTATGTGTCGTTGAAATATTAGATAAGTTGAATATTTGATATATTAAAAAAAACTGCATAAGAAAAGGTTATACAATTTCTTGAATGTGTCCAACTATAGACTATAGTATTAGTGACTGAAGTAATAGAAAACAATTCTAAGaaacttttcttttctctcttgaaAAGGAATGGTATCATTTCAACTTCACTTGATAGTAACTTCCGATAAGATAGAGCTTTGTGATGATAATAAATACTGATTGTATAAGCTCACTATTCATCAGTTTGAGCATGCATTCTTCGCTTTCAAATTTTGTGCAATTCATCACGCTTATTCaaatattatttctaatattttaCGAAGTTTGTACTAATTATCATGGAATACACATGCAATGCACATGTCCGCAAACTATCATACTATTCTAAAAGTGAGAAGCTCCTAAATCTGAAGTTGAAAGACAAAA is drawn from Lycium barbarum isolate Lr01 chromosome 8, ASM1917538v2, whole genome shotgun sequence and contains these coding sequences:
- the LOC132605248 gene encoding auxin-induced protein 15A-like, with amino-acid sequence MKIHLKTFFHHAKHNILLRQRSTTTTSSASTKLTDVPKGHMAIYVGESDNNTHRFVVPISCLKHPSFQDLLRHAEEEYRFDYPTGAITIPCSETAFLSVTSHLNVITN